Sequence from the Deltaproteobacteria bacterium genome:
AACCTGATTAAGCAATGCAGCGACCCAAAAAGGTCTGTCTGTTGATAGAAGATTGGTTTTAAGATCGTACCCATACATCGTTCTCTTAACCTTTTTAACGTTGGAAAGAGCATCCATCTATGTGACGACTTGACTTTTTTTAACATAGAAGAAGAATGACAACAAAGGCTTGTCATTTCGACTCGGCATCAGCCCCCCATGTCATTTCGACCCGGCATCAGCCCCCCATGTCATTTCGACCCGGCTGTCAAGCCGGGGAGAAATCTTACCCCCGAGGTTTCAGCGGTGGCGTTACGTTTAAGATTCCTCACCCGCCTCCGGCGGGATTCGGAATGACATGTAAGAAGGTCCTTCCTGCCCCTTCGTCCACTCGTAAAGGATGACCGCCGCGGCCTGAGGCAGGCTCAGGGAGTCGGCGTCGCCGGTACGGGGAATGCACCAGGGTTCGTCGGTCATGGACAGCAGCGCCTCAGGTAACCCGTGACTCTCGTTTCCCAGCAGAACCGCCGACGGCGTGTCCCCCCAGGGCCGGGGCGGCAGGTCTCCCCGGGTGACCGTGCTAAACAGGCGGTAATGTTTCCTGATTTCCGGCAGTATCTCCATGAAATCGACCTGTTCGATGAGGTCCAGGTGGAAGACGCTGCCCATGGAAGCCCGGATGACCTTGGGATGGGTAAGGTCAACGGACCCCTCGCTCAGCAGAACCGTTTTGATCCCGAACCAGTGGGCGGACCGCAGGATCGCCCCGAGGTTGGCCGGATTCGCCACCCGATGAAGCAACAGGAGACGGGTTTCCCGTTCCGGTGAAATATCCGCAGCGGACCGGAAACGGGGCACGGGCATGAGGGCGGCGATGCCCTCGGACTCCTTGTCCTGGCTGATTTTCTTCCACTCAGCCCCGGTGAGTTCATAGACTGTCTTTTCCGCCATGTCGGGGAACCGGCTTGCGTCTCTGTCCCTCCGGAAGAGGAAGGCGTCGATTTCCCGGCCGCTCCGCAGCGCTTCCCGGACCACCTTGTCCCCCTCCGCCAGAAACCGCCCCTCCCGGCGGCGGATCTTCCCGTGCCCCAGGCCGGCCCAGTATTTGAGCTGCCCCCTGGATGGTTTTAGATACAAGGGTCCCCCTCCTTACAAAACCCCATCCTTATGCAAACACGCCGGGAAACGGCCTGCCATATCACAGTTTCTTCAGCAGGTTCTGGGCCGCCACATGGATCGGGTCCCATGAAGGGCTGAAGGGCGGGGCGTAAGCCAGGTCGAGGTAAGCCACCTCGTCCAGACCCAGGCCGGCCCACAGGGCGCACGACAGGGTGTTGATCCGGCTGACGGCGCCGTGTCCCCCGATCGCCTGCGCCCCCAGCAGTCTGCCCGTTGACCGGTCCGCGATCAGCTTGATGCCCACGGAACTGTTCCCCGGCATGGAGCCGGCGAGGGCGTTTCCCCAGATGATGATGCTGGCGGGATGATAACCCGCCAGGGTCGCTTCCCGTTCGTCGATCCCCGTGGCGGCCATTTCCAGATCAAACAGGCGAAACGACTGGGCGGCCACCACACCGGGAAAGAGGATGGGCGTGCCCCCGATATTGCGGCCCGCGACCCGCCCCTGCTTGTTGGCGATATCCCCCAGGGGGATATGCACCCAGCGCTTGCTGACCCGGTTGAACACTTCGCAGCAATCACCGGCGGCGTAAACGTTTTCCAAAGACGTTTTCTGGGAAAAATCAACCTGGATCGCCCCGCTTTTCCCCAGGGGGATCCCGGCCGCCGCGGCCAGCCGCACATCCGGCTTGACCCCGATGGCGAGAATGAGGAGATCCACCGTCAATTCACCGGCCGTGGTGTCCAGGTGCAGGCGATCGTCGCTTCCCCGTTCGATGTTCCGCGTGTCCGTTTCCTTCAGGGTCACGACACCGTTTCTGTCCAGGACCTCCTGGGCCCTCTCGCAAAAAACCGGATCCCAGCGGGTAACGGGCAGGTTGCCCCTGTTGATGATCGTCGTTTCGATATGCCGGTGCCGGAGGTTTTCGGCCATTTCCATGCCGATGAAGCCGGCGCCGATGATGGCGGCTTTGCGAACCTGCCTTTCCTCGATCCAGGCCTTGATCCGGATGGCATCGTTCAAGCTCTTGACGACGAACACCCCTTCCAGATCCTGACCCGGAATGCCGGGCATGATGGGAAGCGTTCCCGTCCCGATCGCCAGGATGTCGTAACCGACGGTTTCCCCGTTCGCGAGCCCCACGGCGGCGGCTTCCGTATCGATGCGGGTAACCGGTGTCTGGATCAACACCTCGATTCCCCCTTCACGGAAGCGTTCCGGTGTTCTCGCCACCAGTTTCTCTTTCCCCTGGATTACATCACCGATGTAATAGGGCATCGGTCAAGCCGCGACGGATGTGTGTTCTCCCTGTTCGATCATCAGCACGTCGAGTTCCGGGTTGCGACGCTTTGCTTCCGCCGCGACCGACGCCCCGCCGGCGCCGGCACCCACGACAACCAGTTTTTTTCCCATGGCTCCATGCTCCTTTCCGTGAAATGGTGAGTTGAAGGATGTTTGCCGGATTTTCCCGCGACAAAACCCACGAACGCAAGACCTATTTCCTGACGCGGCGCATGGCACAGATGGCGACGCCGCACAGGATCATGACAAGACAGAGTATTTGCCCCATACTGAACGGTCCCAGGACAAAGCCCAAGTGACTGTCCGGCTCCCGGTAAAACTCGATGGCGAAACGGACGATGCCGTAACCGATCAGATATACCCCCGCAAGGAATCCTTCAAACGGACTCCTCCGGCGAAGCATCCAGAGGGCGGCGAACAGGACGATCCCCTCGAAGAAGGCCTCGTAGAGTTGGGAGGGGTGGCGAAGAAGCCCCTCCGGATCAGACGGAAAGATCATGCCCCAGGGTGCGTCGGTGGCGCGTCCATACAGCTCGCCGTTGATGAAATTCCCGATTCGGCCGAACGTGTAGCCCAGAGGAATGACCGGAACGAGGAGGTCGATGAAACGCCAGAACCGTATTTTCGCTTTCCGGCAGAAAAGCGCCGTTGCGAAAATGAAACCGAGAAGACCGCCGTGATAGGACATGCCGCTGATCCCGGTGAACTGAAAGCCATTCGAAAACGTGAAGGGAAGAAAAATCTCCAGGGGATGCCCCATATAGTATCCCGGATTGTAGAAAAGAACATAACCGAGACGCCCCCCGAGGATCACCCCGAGAATCGCCCAAACGACGTAGTCCTGAAGGGTGTCATCCCCGAATTCATAATTTTCTTTCCTGATTCGGTATTTGACCAGAAGATAGACCAGACCGAAAGCGGCCAGATACATGAGGCTGTAATATCGGAGTTGAAACGAGCCCACTTCCAGCAGGTTCGGGTTGATATGAAAGGGGAGAGATTGCCAGCCGATCAACGCTTCCACTCCTGCCGGCTCCGGCTGTCCGGGCCGGGAAAAAATTGAATTACCCGGTCATGGGGGACCGGAAGCTGGGCCGCCGGATCATTCCCGGCCGCCCCACGATCTGTTGTTGTATTCGGCCATGATTGAACCCATCGGCCCCTTCGGAAGAGGGATGTTTCCTGTCCCGGCTCAATGTGCCGCGCCGCCTGGGAAAACGGGCGCCAACGCGAGGCGGGTACCGTGACGCCGTGTTGTGACCCGCCCTTCCTCCCCGGAACGGTCACGACGGATACAGGGGGCGTTGTGACACATGGTTAAGGAGCCCTTGACACCCCTGAAACGGCAGGATGCCGTCAGTACGCGTTGCCTTTCAGGTCTTCGACGTAAAGCTGGGCCGCGAAAGCCGCCGTCGCCCCGTCGCCGCAGGCGGTGACCACCTGTCGGAGCAGCTTGTCGGTGCAGTCACCGCAGGCGAAGATGCCCGGCGCCGACGTCCGCATGTCCCGATCGACGGCGATGGACCCGTCACCGGCCAGGTCAACCCGACCCGACACCAGGTCACTGTTGGGGATCAGGCCGATGAAAACGAACACCCCCGACGCGGGGAGAGTCCAGCTCTTCCCCGTGTCCCGGACATCCCGCAGGCGGACGCCCGTGACAGTCTTCTCCCCCAACACCTCGTCCACCACGGCGTGCCAGGCAAAGGCGATCCGCTCGTTGGCGAAGGCGCGTTGCTGCAGGATCGCCGTCGCCCGCAGGCGATCCCGGCGATGAACGATCGTCACCCTGGAGCAGAAGCGGGTCAGGAAAAGGGCTTCCTGCACCGCCGTGTCGCCGCCGCCGATTACGACAACTTCCCGGTTCCGGTAAAAGGGCCCGTCACAGGTGGCGCAGTAGGAAACGCCCCGACCGGTGTAGAGTTCCTCTCCCGGCACATCGAGTTTCCGCCAGTGGGCGCCTGTCGCCACAATAAGGGCCAGCGTTTCAAGGGGTTTCCCGGAAGTGAGCACCGCCCAGCCCCTGGTCCCGTTCCAGCTTCTGGGTTCGACGGCGCTGCAGTCCTCCTGCATCACCTGGAGGCCGAACTGCAGGGCCTGTTTTTTGAATGTCTCGACCATATCGAAGCCGCCGGTCCCTTCCGGCATACCGGGATAATTTTCAATCCAGTCGGTGACCGTGATCTGGCTTACCGTGGACGCCCCCTCGATCAAAAGGGTTTTCAGGCCGGCCCGGGCGGCGTAGAGTCCCGCCGTGTAACCCGCCGGCCCCCCGCCGACGATCAGAACATCATAAACCTGTTCCGGTATGTTGATTGCTGACATGTTTTAAAGATACCCCCTCTTTTTCTTCACCCCGGCTGCGGAAGTCGACCTGGCCCCGAAGGGTTTTCGGGCCGGATGCTAGGAACCGCTTTTCTCCGCGGCTTTCATCGCTTTCAATCGGGCTTTATCTTCCTTCTTCTTGATTTTCAGCCGGTTCTTTTCTTCTTTCTTTTTGGCCTTGAGGGCCGCCTCCGTGGCGGCCAGGGCCTGGACCTGTTCTTCCGTATTCGGCGAAACCGTCGCCCGTCCGTCCGTACTCGACGAAGCCATTGCCCGCCCTTCCGTGCTCGGCGAAACATCCGCCCGTTCGTCCGTACTCAGCGAAACCGCCGTCCGCCCGCCCGTCTTTTTTCTGCGGAAACGGCTCATGAGGTGCTGCGCAAAGCTCTTGCCGAATTGGCCGATGAACGCGGCGACCAGGACGATCAAGATCCATGCGATAACCCGCCAGGGGGAGATATCGTGAAAGTCCATCGGGTACATCCTCCTGTCGCCTTAGGCATACACGATTACGCCGCGGATGACCACAGGTTTTTCAGCCCCGTGTATTCAGCCGGTCGTTCCGGCGAATTGAATACATGGGAACCGCCCATTATCGATGGTTGTTTTCAGACAGGGTCTGGCGAATTTTGCAAACGGGCCTGTGAAGACGGTTCCCGGAGGCCGGTGATTTATTGCGGGATGATCCCCATACCGGCCAGTACGGACAGCATCACCGCCGCGGCGATGACGGAACCGATCTGGCCGCCTGCGTTGGCGCCCATGGCATGCATGAGGAGAAAATTCCGCTTGTTCCAGTGCTGGCCTTCCTTCTGGACCACCCGGGCCGCCATGGGAAAAGCCGAAATACCGGCTGCGCCGATCAGGGGGTTGACCTTGCCGCGGGAAATCACATAGAGGGCTTTCCCGAACAGGATACCGCACACGGTGTCGAGACAGATGGCCACAAATCCGAGGCCGAGAATGATCAGGGTCTGAGGCTTGATAAATGCCTCTCCCGACATGGTCGCCCCGATGCAAAGCCCCAGGAACAGGGTGACCACATTGGCGATTTCATTCTCCGATGCCTTGGTCAGGCGCGCCACGACACCCGATTCCCGCATCAGGTTCCCCAGCATGATCGTGGCCAGAAGGGGGAGACCCTTGGGGGCGATAAGGCCGCCCAGGACGGTGATGACCAGGGGGAAAAGCAGCTTCGTCGTTTTGGAAACGGGTTTGGCCTGTGATTGCATGACGACCATCCGTTCCTTTTTCGTGGTCAAGGCCCGCATGATCGGAGGCTGGATAATCGGCACCAGGGACATGTAGGAGTAGGCCGCCACAGCCACCGCTCCCAGGAGTTCCGGGGCGTATTTCGACGTAACGTAAATGGCCGTCGGTCCGTCACAGGCTCCGATGATGCCGATGGAGACAGCGTGCAGTTTGGGAAAGCCCATCCAGAGGGCCAGCAGCAGGGTCAGAAAGATGCCGCACTGACCGGCCGCTCCCAGGAGAAACGTCGAGGGTCTGGACAGAACAGGGCCGAAATCGGTCATGGCGCCGATACCGATGAAGATCAGCAGCGGAAATAACTCTGTCGAAATACCGGCATCATAAATGATCCTGATGAACCCTTCCGCTCCCATGACGTCGGCAAAGGGAATATTGGTGATGATACAGCCGAAGCCGATGGGCAGAAGCAGGAGAGGTTCACAGTCCTTCTTGATTCCCAGATAAAGGAGAAGAAACCCGACGAAAAGCATGATCAGGTTACGCCAGTCGACCGCCAGGTGCTGAAAGCCGACGATCAGTCCGCTTAAACCGCCTATCATGGCCTCGATCATGGGTTATCTCCTTTCCCGCGCTTGTCGGGGAAAAGCGTTCCCAGACCCGCCATGACCAGGGCCATGATACCGAGCGTCACCAGGGTGCCGCCCATCCCCACAACCAGCAGGGTAATGCCGAAGGTCAGATTGTCTATTTCCATTGTCGTATCTCCATTGCATCTGTTCGATAAAAACGCTTCCTCCGTTTTAACACCGAGATAAAAGATAGTCCCTGAGATCCGTATAATTCGCCGGCAGGGTGAGGGATTCTCCCCTGCGGCTGTCGATATCCCGCATGCTTCGAGGAAGTTCCGGCAGGATATGCAGAAGTTTCTCGATCTCTTCGGGGAACTTGGCCGGGTGGGCCGTTTCCAGGCTGACACAGGGGCAGGTCACCGGATGATGGGCCAGGTAGGCTTCCAACCCGCGCCAGCCGACGGCGCCGTGGGGTTCCAGGAGCACGCCATACGTTTCATGGACGTGGCGGATGGTTTCTTCCGTTTCCTGGTCGGAAACCGAAATGGAATAGATCCGTTTCCGCATTTCCTCCCGGTCAGGATAGACATGAACAGCGCCGGTCCGGTCCACCGTGCCGCCGTACAGGTCGAAGAAGCGGGCCAGGTTGCTCGGATGCCCCACGTTCATGGCGTTGGACAGGCAGGCCATGGACGGTGAAATTTTCTGGTACACGCCCGTTTCGAGATACCGGGGGAATTCCTCGTTCTCGTTGACGGGCATGACAAGTTTCAGGACCGGCAGGCCCATGCGGCGGGCGTACTCGCAGCCCAGGGCGTTACCAAAGTTGCCCGACGGCACGGAAAACACGATGTCCTCGCCCGGGTCGGCCAACTGGGCGTAAGCGTAAACGTAGTAAATCATCTGGGGCAGGATCCGGCCGAAATTGATCGAATTGGCCGAGGTCAGATTCAGGAAGGCGAGGGCCGGGTCGGCGAAGGCCGCCTTGACAAGATTCTGGCAGTCGTCAAACTTGCCCGCCACCGATACGGCCTGCACATTGTCCCCGATGGCGTCAAGCTGCTTCTTCTGGCGGGCGCTCACTTCATCCCGCGGATAGAGAATGGTCACGCGGATACCCTCGACACCGTGAAAGGCGTCACCGACGGCGCTTCCCGTATCACCGGACGTCGCCACCAGTACATGCAGGGTCCTTTCCCTGTTCCTCAGGGCGCTCATCAGACGGGCCATCAACCTGGCGGCGAAATCCTTGAAAGAGGCCGTCGGCCCCTGGTCCAGGCGCATGATGTACCTGCGGCCCGACACGTTTTCAAGGGGTATGCTGAAATTGTACGCGTCCTCAACGAGGCCATCGAGCAGATCCGCCCCGACTTCGTCTTTCAGATATGTCCGGACCACCAGTTTGGCGATTTCAGGGTAAGGGGCCCCCCTGAGGGCTATCACCCGGGCAAGGTCAAGGGGGGGAATCGGATCGGGCATGAAGAGGCCCTCATCCGGCGCTTGCCCGCGCAGAAGGGCCTCCCGGAAGGAAACCTTCTGTTTGAAAGGGGTGATCCCCGGAACCTGCTCCAGATTCCGGTTTGTGCTGTAGTAATGTATGGCCATGGTACGTGTTGATCCCTGTTTGTAAGGAACCCGCCCTGCCCGGAACCATCACGCCGGACGCAGGTGAAGGGGCTGACGCCGCATGAGGCTTTTCATCACCGGCGCCCCTTTGAACGACACCACCGCTTCTACAAGGTTATCATGAATCCGTCAACTTCAATTTCATCCCGCCTTCAATCCCCTGGTCGATCGGCGGGTGCGTGCCGGGGGGATTCATGACCATACCGATCAAAGGGATAAGGGGCTGAAAAAGCCGGGTTCTCGATCCCGGTCAGCGCTTTATTTCTCAAAAGGACTGTGATACACAGGCGAAGTATCGTAGTGAAAGTGTGGAGGCAAGGAGAAAACGATGACGGACCAGGCAATCAGCAACGAGGAACGGATCGCCAGGGCGAACAAACCCGCCGAAGACGCCTTGAAAATGCATCCTTATTATAAGGGCAAGATCGAGATCGTACCCAAATGTATCATCCGGGACCTGCGGGATTTCGCCATCTGGTACACCCCAGGGGTGGCGGAACCATGCAGGGAAATCCATGCCGATCCTGAAAAGGTGTTCGATTACACGAACAAGGGCAACACCGTGGCCATTGTCACCGACGGTACACGGGTGCTGGGCCTCGGCGACATCGGTCCCCTGGCGGGTCTTCCCGTCATGGAGGGGAAGGCCCTGCTCTTCAAGTACCTGGGCGGTGTCGATGCCTTCCCGATCTGCCTGGATACGAAGGATCCCGATGCGTTCATCGGGACGGTAAAAATCATTTCCCCGTCCTTCGGCGGCATCAACCTTGAGGACATCGAGAACCCGAAGTGTTTTTACATCCTGGACCGGTTGCGGGCGGAAGCATCCATTCCCGTATGGCATGATGACCAGCAGGGGACCGCCGCCGTCACCGTGGCCGGCCTGATCAACGCGCTGAAGATCGTTGGGAAGAAAATGGAGGAGGTCGCGATCACCCTGATCGGGATCGGCGCCGCAAACGTCTGCATCGCGAAAATGCTCTTCAAGGCCGGAGCGGACCCCGGGAAAATGGTGGTTGTCGATAGCAAGGGGATCCTGAACAAAAAACGGGACGATATCGGCCCGAACCACCAAGAGAAGCGTGCGTTATGCGCAATGACCAATGCCCAAAACCGCGACGGCGGCATGGAAGAAGCCATGCGGGGACAGGACGTGGTGATCGCCCTTTCCAGGTCCGGGCCCGGGGTGATCGAAAAAAGCTGGATCAGCGCTATGGCGGACAACGCCATCGTTTTTGCCTGCTCCAACCCCGTGCCGGAAATCTGGCCCTGGGAGGCGAAGGAAGCGGGCGCTCGAATCGTGGCGACGGGCCGCAGCGACTTCCCCAACCAGGTCAACAATTCCATCGGTTTCCCAGCCATCTTTCGGGGCACCCTCGATGTCATGGCCCGGGTCATTACCGATGAAATGTGCATCGCCGCCGCCATCGAACTGGCCCGTTGTGCCGAAGACAAGGGTATCCACGAGGAATATCTGCTGCCTGCCATGGATGAATGGGAAATTTTTCCCCGGGAAGCGGTGGCCGTGGCAAAAACGGCCATTCAGCAGGGGGTGGCCCGTTTGACATTCACGGAACGGGAGCTGTTCGCCATGGCGGAGTCGAAAATCCGCCGCGCACGGGACGAAGTGGCCCTGATGATGGATAAAGGCATCATCGCCCCGTACGAGGATCAAGGCTGATTCCCTCTGCCGGGAGCCGATGGGGATGCTTCTGATTCATCCACCCGTAGCGCGGTCCTGCGAGGCCCCGGCGGGCATTGCCGGACTGGCCGGATTTCTGAACAACCACGGCGGCCCCTGTCAGGTCGTCGATCTCAATCTGGAGGGGATTCGTCATCTGATTGGAAACCCGGGATGTCCCGAGGGCGCGGAAGATACCTGGACCCGGCGGGCCCTGAAAAATCGGTCCGCTCAGCTCAAAAAACTTTCCTCCTGGGAAACGTATGCCCAGGTCGACCGGCACGGCAGCGCGGTCCGGTCTCTGAACCGGGTGCTGGCGGCCTCACAACGGCAGGGGGGGATCCGCATCACCCTCACCGACTACAGCGATTCATTGCTTTCCCCGACGCGGAGTGCCGATCTCATTTCCGCGGCGACGGACCCGGCGAGTAATCCCTTCTACCCCTATTTTTCGGAGCGCCTGTCCGCCCTGATCGAGGGG
This genomic interval carries:
- a CDS encoding RNA methyltransferase, which translates into the protein MYLKPSRGQLKYWAGLGHGKIRRREGRFLAEGDKVVREALRSGREIDAFLFRRDRDASRFPDMAEKTVYELTGAEWKKISQDKESEGIAALMPVPRFRSAADISPERETRLLLLHRVANPANLGAILRSAHWFGIKTVLLSEGSVDLTHPKVIRASMGSVFHLDLIEQVDFMEILPEIRKHYRLFSTVTRGDLPPRPWGDTPSAVLLGNESHGLPEALLSMTDEPWCIPRTGDADSLSLPQAAAVILYEWTKGQEGPSYMSFRIPPEAGEES
- a CDS encoding FAD-dependent oxidoreductase, which encodes MPYYIGDVIQGKEKLVARTPERFREGGIEVLIQTPVTRIDTEAAAVGLANGETVGYDILAIGTGTLPIMPGIPGQDLEGVFVVKSLNDAIRIKAWIEERQVRKAAIIGAGFIGMEMAENLRHRHIETTIINRGNLPVTRWDPVFCERAQEVLDRNGVVTLKETDTRNIERGSDDRLHLDTTAGELTVDLLILAIGVKPDVRLAAAAGIPLGKSGAIQVDFSQKTSLENVYAAGDCCEVFNRVSKRWVHIPLGDIANKQGRVAGRNIGGTPILFPGVVAAQSFRLFDLEMAATGIDEREATLAGYHPASIIIWGNALAGSMPGNSSVGIKLIADRSTGRLLGAQAIGGHGAVSRINTLSCALWAGLGLDEVAYLDLAYAPPFSPSWDPIHVAAQNLLKKL
- a CDS encoding NAD(P)-binding protein; amino-acid sequence: MGKKLVVVGAGAGGASVAAEAKRRNPELDVLMIEQGEHTSVAA
- a CDS encoding prolipoprotein diacylglyceryl transferase; amino-acid sequence: MEALIGWQSLPFHINPNLLEVGSFQLRYYSLMYLAAFGLVYLLVKYRIRKENYEFGDDTLQDYVVWAILGVILGGRLGYVLFYNPGYYMGHPLEIFLPFTFSNGFQFTGISGMSYHGGLLGFIFATALFCRKAKIRFWRFIDLLVPVIPLGYTFGRIGNFINGELYGRATDAPWGMIFPSDPEGLLRHPSQLYEAFFEGIVLFAALWMLRRRSPFEGFLAGVYLIGYGIVRFAIEFYREPDSHLGFVLGPFSMGQILCLVMILCGVAICAMRRVRK
- the trxB gene encoding thioredoxin-disulfide reductase; translated protein: MSAINIPEQVYDVLIVGGGPAGYTAGLYAARAGLKTLLIEGASTVSQITVTDWIENYPGMPEGTGGFDMVETFKKQALQFGLQVMQEDCSAVEPRSWNGTRGWAVLTSGKPLETLALIVATGAHWRKLDVPGEELYTGRGVSYCATCDGPFYRNREVVVIGGGDTAVQEALFLTRFCSRVTIVHRRDRLRATAILQQRAFANERIAFAWHAVVDEVLGEKTVTGVRLRDVRDTGKSWTLPASGVFVFIGLIPNSDLVSGRVDLAGDGSIAVDRDMRTSAPGIFACGDCTDKLLRQVVTACGDGATAAFAAQLYVEDLKGNAY
- a CDS encoding sodium ion-translocating decarboxylase subunit beta translates to MIEAMIGGLSGLIVGFQHLAVDWRNLIMLFVGFLLLYLGIKKDCEPLLLLPIGFGCIITNIPFADVMGAEGFIRIIYDAGISTELFPLLIFIGIGAMTDFGPVLSRPSTFLLGAAGQCGIFLTLLLALWMGFPKLHAVSIGIIGACDGPTAIYVTSKYAPELLGAVAVAAYSYMSLVPIIQPPIMRALTTKKERMVVMQSQAKPVSKTTKLLFPLVITVLGGLIAPKGLPLLATIMLGNLMRESGVVARLTKASENEIANVVTLFLGLCIGATMSGEAFIKPQTLIILGLGFVAICLDTVCGILFGKALYVISRGKVNPLIGAAGISAFPMAARVVQKEGQHWNKRNFLLMHAMGANAGGQIGSVIAAAVMLSVLAGMGIIPQ
- the thrC gene encoding threonine synthase, producing the protein MAIHYYSTNRNLEQVPGITPFKQKVSFREALLRGQAPDEGLFMPDPIPPLDLARVIALRGAPYPEIAKLVVRTYLKDEVGADLLDGLVEDAYNFSIPLENVSGRRYIMRLDQGPTASFKDFAARLMARLMSALRNRERTLHVLVATSGDTGSAVGDAFHGVEGIRVTILYPRDEVSARQKKQLDAIGDNVQAVSVAGKFDDCQNLVKAAFADPALAFLNLTSANSINFGRILPQMIYYVYAYAQLADPGEDIVFSVPSGNFGNALGCEYARRMGLPVLKLVMPVNENEEFPRYLETGVYQKISPSMACLSNAMNVGHPSNLARFFDLYGGTVDRTGAVHVYPDREEMRKRIYSISVSDQETEETIRHVHETYGVLLEPHGAVGWRGLEAYLAHHPVTCPCVSLETAHPAKFPEEIEKLLHILPELPRSMRDIDSRRGESLTLPANYTDLRDYLLSRC
- a CDS encoding NADP-dependent malic enzyme, with amino-acid sequence MTDQAISNEERIARANKPAEDALKMHPYYKGKIEIVPKCIIRDLRDFAIWYTPGVAEPCREIHADPEKVFDYTNKGNTVAIVTDGTRVLGLGDIGPLAGLPVMEGKALLFKYLGGVDAFPICLDTKDPDAFIGTVKIISPSFGGINLEDIENPKCFYILDRLRAEASIPVWHDDQQGTAAVTVAGLINALKIVGKKMEEVAITLIGIGAANVCIAKMLFKAGADPGKMVVVDSKGILNKKRDDIGPNHQEKRALCAMTNAQNRDGGMEEAMRGQDVVIALSRSGPGVIEKSWISAMADNAIVFACSNPVPEIWPWEAKEAGARIVATGRSDFPNQVNNSIGFPAIFRGTLDVMARVITDEMCIAAAIELARCAEDKGIHEEYLLPAMDEWEIFPREAVAVAKTAIQQGVARLTFTERELFAMAESKIRRARDEVALMMDKGIIAPYEDQG
- a CDS encoding cobalamin B12-binding domain-containing protein, which translates into the protein MLLIHPPVARSCEAPAGIAGLAGFLNNHGGPCQVVDLNLEGIRHLIGNPGCPEGAEDTWTRRALKNRSAQLKKLSSWETYAQVDRHGSAVRSLNRVLAASQRQGGIRITLTDYSDSLLSPTRSADLISAATDPASNPFYPYFSERLSALIEGRNPRAVGISLNYLSQALCSFAVIGFLRKHYPELKIVLGGGLVSSWLSRPDWRDPF